The Oceanithermus desulfurans genome has a window encoding:
- a CDS encoding universal stress protein yields MIKRLLLATDGSTPALGAERLAGYLAYELEAVLEALYVRDIRLIRMPELMDWGAISMPMPVYHEEMEKVLTARAEAVLERVREETEQAGVKVEPTVRTGVPYQVIVEEARTADLVVLGRAGEASGHEATGLGSTTERVVRTSPTPVLVAPLEPVRPDRLLLAYDGSDPATRALHLAAELAAGLALPAFVLTVDDDAMRAEALAAEAVAYLAERGATASTQTAAGDPDERILEAEAPTDLLVMGAFGKGLIRTLLLGSTAELVLRRAVGPVLVVR; encoded by the coding sequence ATGATCAAGCGTCTGCTCCTCGCCACCGACGGCTCCACCCCCGCGCTGGGGGCCGAGCGGCTGGCGGGCTACCTGGCTTACGAGCTGGAAGCGGTGCTCGAGGCCCTGTACGTGCGGGACATCCGGCTGATCCGCATGCCCGAGCTGATGGACTGGGGCGCGATCAGCATGCCCATGCCGGTCTACCACGAAGAGATGGAAAAGGTGCTGACCGCGCGCGCCGAGGCGGTGCTGGAGCGCGTGCGTGAGGAGACCGAGCAGGCGGGCGTGAAGGTCGAGCCGACGGTGCGCACCGGGGTGCCCTACCAGGTCATCGTCGAGGAGGCGCGCACCGCCGACCTGGTGGTGCTGGGCCGCGCCGGCGAGGCCAGCGGCCACGAGGCCACGGGGCTGGGCTCGACGACGGAGCGGGTGGTGCGCACCTCGCCCACGCCAGTGCTGGTGGCGCCGCTCGAGCCGGTGCGGCCCGACCGGCTGCTCCTCGCCTACGACGGCTCCGACCCCGCCACCCGGGCCCTCCACCTGGCCGCGGAGCTGGCCGCGGGGCTGGCGCTGCCCGCCTTTGTGCTGACCGTGGACGACGACGCCATGCGCGCCGAGGCACTGGCCGCCGAGGCCGTGGCCTACCTGGCCGAACGCGGGGCCACCGCCAGCACCCAAACGGCCGCCGGCGACCCCGACGAGCGCATCCTGGAGGCCGAGGCGCCCACCGACCTGCTGGTGATGGGAGCCTTCGGCAAGGGGCTGATCCGCACGCTGCTCCTGGGTTCGACCGCCGAGCTGGTGCTGCGTCGCGCGGTGGGGCCCGTCCTGGTCGTCCGCTGA
- a CDS encoding peptidyl-prolyl cis-trans isomerase, translating to MKISKRAITIIFGILAAAFAIGTIFLFTPQGNPQQEGRPILYVNGQPINELELMRKAQTNPLFTLNPTGVLRPLIDTYFLEQVITLEALRQDAARIRVSSSEVKQQVDQLRERLGVTDREGYDRFLQSIGYTDSQLRDEIRTQLRIQKRIDELRKKVKLSDKEARFYYELHKGEYAAEDRVKARQIVLDDQATADQVYKQLIGGADFAELARQYSKVGAEQGGAVGAEPGSSEPGPVTRLVFPTPVADAVFQLKSGGMTEVIETGGRYYIVKVEEFLPGGDVPYDQVADRVKSDALQVKQNGAVENYIREVRDRAVVKFTEEQIPYEYKNPDVAKVGDKTIKLADVIQVVFSDQQVPQLIQQGLGELAVSFFFPAATDQLITEELLLQQAEASGEPFIGTRAQKAQDVQLWKTKDVTVTPEEVRAYYEENPARFSIPASATVKTVSFKDKETADKFREKLIAGDPLEELAKGLGGQVSDLGTVNPGSGLPPVVEQLVFATDADYDQAGGWGVSEVVELPGQDNQKTYMVVLVKDKKAEVKKPFEAVKAEAEQLALAAKRAKLAAEWIDQLKQEAGVENRIVDVLGSLAPKTEEPATQQAPDQAAPEPPAPAETQPAGEGAN from the coding sequence GTGAAAATAAGTAAACGCGCCATCACCATCATCTTCGGCATACTGGCTGCGGCCTTTGCCATCGGCACCATCTTCCTCTTCACCCCGCAGGGGAACCCGCAGCAGGAGGGCCGGCCCATTCTCTACGTCAACGGCCAGCCCATCAACGAGCTGGAGTTGATGCGCAAAGCCCAGACGAACCCGCTCTTCACCCTCAACCCCACCGGGGTGCTGCGGCCGCTGATCGACACCTACTTCCTGGAGCAGGTCATCACCCTCGAGGCGCTGCGGCAGGACGCCGCCCGCATCCGCGTCTCCAGCTCCGAGGTCAAGCAGCAGGTGGACCAGCTGCGCGAGCGGCTGGGGGTCACCGACCGCGAGGGCTACGACCGCTTCCTGCAGTCCATCGGCTACACCGACAGCCAGCTGCGCGACGAGATCCGCACCCAGCTGCGCATTCAGAAGCGCATCGACGAGCTGCGCAAGAAGGTCAAGCTCAGCGACAAAGAGGCCCGCTTCTACTACGAGCTGCACAAGGGCGAGTACGCTGCCGAGGACCGCGTCAAGGCGCGCCAGATCGTCCTCGACGACCAGGCCACCGCCGACCAGGTCTACAAGCAGCTGATCGGCGGCGCCGACTTCGCCGAGCTGGCGCGGCAGTACTCCAAGGTGGGCGCGGAGCAGGGCGGCGCGGTGGGCGCCGAGCCGGGCTCGAGCGAACCCGGCCCCGTTACCCGCCTCGTCTTCCCGACCCCCGTGGCCGACGCCGTCTTCCAGCTCAAGAGCGGCGGCATGACCGAGGTCATCGAGACCGGGGGCCGCTACTACATCGTCAAGGTCGAGGAGTTCCTGCCCGGCGGCGACGTCCCCTACGACCAGGTCGCCGACCGCGTCAAGAGCGACGCGCTCCAGGTCAAGCAGAACGGGGCGGTGGAGAACTACATCCGCGAGGTGCGCGACCGCGCCGTCGTCAAGTTCACCGAGGAGCAGATCCCCTACGAGTACAAGAACCCCGACGTGGCCAAGGTGGGGGACAAGACGATCAAGCTGGCCGACGTCATTCAGGTGGTCTTCTCCGACCAGCAGGTGCCCCAGCTGATCCAGCAGGGCCTGGGCGAGCTGGCCGTCTCCTTCTTCTTCCCGGCGGCGACGGATCAGCTGATCACCGAGGAGCTGCTGTTGCAGCAGGCCGAGGCCTCGGGCGAGCCCTTCATCGGGACCCGCGCCCAGAAGGCCCAGGACGTGCAGCTGTGGAAGACGAAGGACGTCACGGTGACCCCGGAGGAGGTGCGCGCGTACTACGAGGAGAACCCGGCGCGCTTCAGCATCCCGGCGTCGGCCACCGTCAAGACGGTCAGCTTCAAGGACAAGGAGACCGCCGACAAGTTCCGCGAAAAGCTGATCGCCGGCGACCCGCTCGAGGAGCTGGCCAAGGGGCTGGGCGGCCAGGTGAGCGACCTGGGCACGGTCAACCCCGGCAGCGGCCTGCCGCCGGTCGTCGAGCAGCTCGTCTTCGCCACCGACGCCGACTACGACCAGGCGGGCGGCTGGGGCGTCTCCGAGGTCGTCGAGCTGCCCGGACAGGACAACCAGAAGACCTACATGGTCGTCCTCGTCAAGGACAAGAAGGCCGAGGTCAAGAAGCCCTTCGAGGCCGTCAAGGCCGAGGCCGAGCAGCTGGCGCTGGCCGCCAAGCGGGCCAAGCTGGCCGCCGAGTGGATCGACCAGCTCAAGCAGGAGGCCGGCGTGGAGAACCGGATCGTCGACGTGCTCGGCAGCCTCGCGCCCAAGACCGAGGAGCCCGCGACCCAGCAGGCGCCCGACCAGGCTGCGCCGGAGCCGCCGGCGCCCGCCGAGACGCAGCCCGCGGGCGAAGGCGCCAACTAG